A genomic stretch from candidate division WOR-3 bacterium includes:
- a CDS encoding iron-containing alcohol dehydrogenase: protein MKIPQYFEFYSPVKILSGENALDNLPGEMKFLKTSKPLLITDKGVIKAGIFKHVEEVLKENQINFILFDEVPPDSDLNVVKKIAKIYLENDRDVIIAVGGGSVIDTAKGTNLLVSLRVNDLREVMGANVIREPLRPLIVIPTTAGTGSEATCVAVIKDRERDIKMLFVSQHLIPNVAILDVKMTKTLPPFLTAATAMDALTHSIEAYTSLQKNPVSDVFAWLSIKLISENLLKVLDNPSDSKGRLALANASLFAGIAFSNSMVGLVHSLGHSAGVVWNIHHGVTMNIFLPWVLEYNFEKISEELAELLLPLAGEREYLETPERDRAKRFVAKIRELQKILEEKTGIPNTLSKAGAKREDFPRVLELTLRDGSLSFNVKDASEREIMEILEKAF from the coding sequence ATGAAAATACCTCAATATTTTGAGTTTTATAGCCCAGTAAAAATTCTCTCGGGCGAAAATGCATTGGACAATTTGCCCGGGGAGATGAAGTTTTTAAAGACTTCAAAGCCCCTGCTCATCACTGACAAGGGTGTCATAAAGGCTGGCATTTTCAAACATGTAGAGGAAGTTTTAAAGGAGAACCAAATAAATTTTATCCTTTTCGATGAAGTACCACCGGATTCGGACTTGAACGTGGTAAAGAAAATTGCCAAGATTTACCTTGAGAACGATCGGGACGTAATCATTGCAGTGGGTGGAGGTTCTGTAATTGACACCGCGAAAGGGACAAACCTTTTAGTATCTCTGCGGGTCAATGACCTTAGAGAGGTTATGGGGGCAAACGTGATAAGAGAACCATTGAGGCCTTTAATCGTTATCCCCACTACAGCTGGAACAGGTTCTGAGGCTACCTGTGTTGCTGTTATCAAGGACAGGGAAAGGGATATAAAGATGCTCTTCGTATCTCAACATCTCATTCCCAATGTTGCCATACTTGATGTGAAAATGACAAAAACCCTACCACCTTTTCTCACTGCAGCAACAGCCATGGATGCCTTAACCCACAGCATCGAGGCCTACACCTCTCTACAAAAGAATCCTGTATCCGATGTTTTTGCCTGGCTATCGATTAAACTGATATCAGAAAATCTTTTGAAAGTGTTAGATAATCCCAGCGATTCCAAGGGAAGACTTGCCCTTGCCAACGCCTCCCTTTTCGCAGGCATTGCCTTTTCCAATTCAATGGTGGGGCTTGTTCATTCTCTTGGGCATTCCGCTGGGGTAGTGTGGAATATCCATCACGGGGTCACTATGAATATCTTTTTGCCCTGGGTACTTGAATACAATTTTGAAAAGATCTCTGAGGAACTCGCCGAACTTCTACTCCCCCTTGCCGGTGAAAGGGAGTACTTAGAAACACCAGAAAGGGATAGGGCAAAAAGATTTGTTGCAAAAATAAGAGAACTACAAAAAATTCTTGAAGAAAAAACAGGAATACCCAACACCTTGAGCAAAGCCGGGGCAAAAAGGGAAGATTTTCCAAGGGTTTTGGAACTCACCCTTCGCGATGGCTCCTTGTCCTTCAACGTGAAAGATGCCAGCGAAAGGGAAATTATGGAAATCCTCGAGAAGGCCTTCTGA
- a CDS encoding DUF523 and DUF1722 domain-containing protein, whose translation MEEIKNFPKPNIIISKCINISPVRYNGGIIRDEFAEKLGKFVNYIPVCPEVEIGLGVPRPPIDLIRTKEGRIRVVDLKLNRDYTDAMVEFSQKFLESLKNIDGFLLKSKSPSCGVKSAKLHNFDGKGIIGKTSGIFATMAMERFPDLPIEDEGRLIDPDIRRNFLVRIFALSDLRENFLQKEEISALLEFHSRYKYLLLTYSQSKLKEMGKILANWKGFGILEVKRAYENLFKQALKKIPSKKAHYNTILHILGHFSDKLSKGEKAFLSRLLNRFLSEKTTLTTVVEILREVAIRFEDQYIKKQAYLYPYPEELEP comes from the coding sequence ATGGAAGAAATTAAAAATTTCCCAAAACCCAACATAATAATTTCAAAGTGCATAAACATTTCACCGGTAAGGTACAATGGTGGTATTATAAGAGACGAATTTGCTGAAAAACTGGGAAAGTTTGTGAACTACATTCCCGTCTGTCCCGAAGTAGAAATAGGACTGGGGGTGCCGAGGCCACCTATAGACCTGATCAGAACAAAGGAAGGACGCATAAGGGTAGTTGACTTAAAGTTGAACCGAGATTACACAGATGCAATGGTGGAGTTCTCGCAAAAATTTTTAGAAAGTCTCAAGAATATCGACGGCTTTCTGTTAAAGTCAAAATCGCCCAGTTGCGGAGTAAAGAGTGCCAAGTTACACAATTTTGACGGGAAAGGAATCATCGGTAAAACCAGCGGTATATTCGCCACGATGGCAATGGAACGTTTCCCCGACCTACCCATTGAAGATGAGGGACGCTTAATAGACCCTGATATCCGTAGAAACTTTTTGGTGCGCATCTTCGCACTCTCTGACTTAAGAGAAAATTTTCTCCAAAAGGAGGAAATATCTGCCCTTCTTGAATTCCACTCGAGATACAAATATCTCCTTTTGACCTACAGTCAGTCAAAACTCAAGGAAATGGGTAAGATTCTCGCCAACTGGAAAGGGTTCGGCATCTTGGAAGTAAAAAGGGCCTACGAAAACCTTTTTAAACAGGCACTCAAAAAGATACCCTCTAAGAAAGCCCATTACAATACTATACTCCACATTCTTGGTCATTTCTCTGATAAACTAAGCAAAGGAGAAAAGGCCTTCTTATCAAGACTTCTAAACCGATTTCTTTCAGAAAAAACAACTCTCACAACTGTTGTAGAGATCTTAAGAGAGGTCGCCATCAGATTCGAAGACCAGTATATTAAAAAGCAG